One uncultured Hyphomonas sp. genomic region harbors:
- a CDS encoding DUF2804 domain-containing protein has translation MQQRLGKGPLLDARGRLVERGWSTAEVRQYERSAIRANGLRIKEWDYYCILTPDFGLALTVADNGYLGFLGTSWMDLKSGTAVNDGAVIPFPMGRMGLPASADRGDIVQKHKDMSLSFLHEEGGRRLIVDAPRFDGGRGLKGELWLAQPQMDRMVIATPFANAPKAFYYNQKINCLPATGEIRIGSDVHQFTPDSAFGVLDWGRGVWTYSNVWYWGSASGMCGDRCVGFNIGYGFGDTSAASENMVFVDGKAHKLDQVTFHMPEGPPDSAPWRFTSNDGRFELHFEPIVNRHHTTDLGLFKTSQDQVFGLFSGDVMLDDGSMLKIDALPGFAEEVRNRW, from the coding sequence ATGCAACAAAGACTTGGAAAAGGCCCCCTGCTCGATGCGCGCGGCCGCTTGGTTGAGCGTGGTTGGTCCACCGCAGAAGTTCGTCAATATGAGAGGTCTGCGATCCGGGCCAACGGCCTCCGGATCAAGGAGTGGGACTATTACTGTATCCTCACACCGGACTTCGGCCTTGCCCTGACTGTTGCCGACAATGGCTATCTTGGCTTTCTCGGCACGTCCTGGATGGACTTGAAGAGCGGGACGGCAGTGAATGATGGCGCTGTCATCCCTTTTCCCATGGGCCGGATGGGCCTGCCTGCGTCCGCCGACCGCGGCGACATCGTTCAGAAACACAAAGACATGTCGCTGAGCTTTCTGCACGAGGAAGGTGGACGCCGCCTGATCGTGGATGCGCCTCGCTTCGATGGTGGGCGCGGACTGAAGGGGGAATTGTGGCTCGCCCAGCCTCAGATGGACCGTATGGTCATCGCGACGCCCTTCGCCAATGCGCCCAAGGCATTCTACTACAATCAGAAGATCAATTGCCTTCCAGCCACCGGAGAAATCAGGATCGGCAGTGATGTCCATCAATTCACGCCGGACTCCGCCTTTGGTGTCCTGGATTGGGGACGAGGCGTGTGGACTTACAGCAATGTCTGGTACTGGGGCTCCGCTTCTGGGATGTGCGGCGACCGCTGCGTTGGCTTCAACATCGGCTACGGCTTTGGTGATACGTCCGCGGCGTCAGAAAACATGGTTTTTGTGGATGGGAAGGCGCACAAGCTGGATCAGGTGACGTTCCATATGCCGGAAGGTCCGCCGGATTCCGCGCCCTGGCGCTTCACCAGCAATGATGGCCGGTTCGAACTCCACTTCGAGCCGATCGTCAATCGGCACCACACGACAGACCTCGGCTTGTTCAAAACTTCCCAGGATCAGGTGTTTGGTTTGTTTTCTGGGGACGTGATGCTGGACGATGGCTCGATGCTGAAGATCGACGCCCTGCCCGGTTTTGCGGAAGAAGTGCGGAACCGCTGGTAA
- a CDS encoding CaiB/BaiF CoA-transferase family protein: MLEGIKVIEYATYMAAPGAGSILSDWGADVVKVEPPGGDPIRIFFRTLGTDLQDNPVFDFDNRGKKSIAVDTSKPEGQKLLRKMVEEADVFLTNVRPGGLERSGLSYEELSKINPKLVYCSLTGYGLQGPDADRPGFDVASFWSRTGVGALTVPKGQEPFPLRTAFGDHTTSMATAAGICAALVEATRTGNGRLVESSLFRAGLYALGSDFAIQLFFNRVASTKSRHEQNVPMTNFFKTKDNSWICIVQRQGDVDWVPMCKVIGREDLIEDPRFTSSKTRRQNASDLVDIIDEGFAKFTKAEISARLDEQSIAWAPVQTLAEVAEDPQTKAAGAIVEVPSSKGDGTTFPSPASPVRFPGADDGPKGPSPKLGEHTRAVLEDLGLTVSEIDALYGEGVVK; the protein is encoded by the coding sequence ATGCTCGAGGGCATAAAGGTCATTGAATACGCGACTTACATGGCAGCCCCGGGGGCAGGATCGATCCTCAGCGACTGGGGCGCCGACGTTGTAAAAGTCGAACCGCCAGGCGGCGATCCGATCCGGATTTTCTTCCGGACCCTCGGTACGGACCTCCAGGACAATCCGGTCTTCGACTTCGATAATCGCGGCAAGAAATCCATTGCCGTCGATACGTCGAAACCTGAGGGCCAGAAGCTGCTCCGTAAAATGGTGGAAGAGGCAGATGTCTTCCTCACCAATGTGCGTCCCGGCGGGCTGGAGCGGTCCGGCCTCAGCTATGAAGAACTCAGCAAGATCAATCCCAAGCTCGTTTACTGCTCGCTCACCGGCTACGGCCTTCAGGGCCCGGATGCCGACCGGCCGGGATTCGACGTGGCCAGCTTCTGGAGCCGCACCGGGGTTGGCGCGTTGACGGTTCCAAAAGGGCAAGAACCCTTCCCGCTCCGCACGGCATTCGGCGATCACACGACCTCAATGGCCACCGCTGCCGGCATCTGTGCGGCGCTTGTTGAAGCCACACGCACAGGCAACGGACGCCTGGTGGAGTCGTCGCTGTTCCGGGCGGGTCTCTATGCGCTCGGCTCCGACTTCGCGATCCAGCTCTTCTTCAACCGGGTCGCCTCGACGAAGAGCCGCCATGAGCAGAACGTGCCGATGACCAATTTCTTCAAGACCAAGGACAATAGCTGGATTTGCATTGTTCAGCGTCAGGGAGATGTGGACTGGGTGCCAATGTGCAAGGTGATCGGCCGCGAAGACCTGATTGAAGATCCCCGTTTCACGAGTTCCAAGACCCGCAGGCAGAATGCATCAGATCTTGTCGACATCATCGATGAGGGCTTTGCGAAATTCACGAAAGCGGAAATCTCGGCCCGCCTCGACGAGCAATCCATTGCCTGGGCACCGGTTCAGACACTCGCGGAAGTGGCAGAAGACCCGCAGACGAAGGCCGCTGGCGCCATTGTCGAAGTGCCAAGCAGCAAGGGCGACGGCACCACCTTCCCCTCCCCGGCCTCTCCTGTGCGGTTCCCGGGCGCCGATGACGGCCCGAAGGGACCGTCACCGAAACTGGGAGAGCACACACGCGCTGTGCTGGAAGACCTTGGCCTCACCGTGAGCGAGATTGACGCGCTCTACGGCGAGGGAGTCGTGAAGTAG
- a CDS encoding septal ring lytic transglycosylase RlpA family protein, with translation MKTVSSDSKSLHLTSLVLAGAVAISVVAPAHADRRNPAPIVYATGTSPYPAGKPQYIEPSRSADASAKKQARIQFRYPGSPVSPSPQAQPAEQGGRDYASTKTPSPNYASTPVSTGNSFEARAAAARIEAERSISAVESEALPSLQAVAAPAPAPIQVQPVPVPAPQQFQQAPRQLTPAASYSVSADPVPVFDETAVAIVYGSEFNGLPTANGETFTPDAMTAAHPTLPLPSLIQVVNEETGKEVVLRVNDRGPFEDGASLQVSPRAANELGMGGAGKATLRVRYLGSAPAVATPAPQAKDAVYAQAAAFPAEAAPQPVAADDFMEPVAYQTVSAEPQRAVRPTYTYGPQPAAAPTGDFFVQIGSFTDISNAQSLSNRVQASLPVTIVPARVNGADYFRVRVGPLVSRSEAERARQDLSYAGIAQGRIVTGE, from the coding sequence TTGAAGACCGTTTCTTCCGATTCAAAATCTCTGCACCTGACGTCTCTGGTCCTGGCTGGCGCGGTCGCGATATCTGTCGTGGCACCTGCGCATGCTGACCGCCGTAATCCGGCACCGATTGTCTATGCGACCGGAACTTCGCCGTATCCGGCCGGCAAGCCCCAGTATATCGAGCCGAGCCGTTCTGCAGACGCCTCCGCGAAGAAGCAGGCGCGGATTCAATTCCGCTATCCGGGTTCGCCCGTTTCGCCCTCGCCGCAAGCCCAACCGGCAGAGCAGGGGGGACGTGACTATGCGAGCACGAAGACTCCGTCCCCGAATTATGCCAGCACGCCCGTCTCCACTGGCAACAGTTTCGAAGCCCGTGCCGCCGCTGCGCGTATCGAAGCCGAGCGTTCGATCTCCGCTGTTGAGAGCGAAGCGCTGCCAAGCCTGCAGGCAGTTGCCGCGCCGGCGCCTGCGCCAATCCAGGTTCAGCCTGTCCCTGTGCCAGCACCTCAGCAGTTCCAGCAGGCACCGCGCCAGCTGACGCCGGCTGCGTCCTATTCCGTATCTGCCGACCCTGTCCCGGTGTTCGATGAGACGGCCGTCGCGATTGTATATGGAAGCGAGTTCAACGGCCTGCCTACGGCCAATGGCGAAACCTTTACTCCGGATGCCATGACCGCCGCCCACCCGACATTGCCTCTTCCGAGCCTGATCCAGGTCGTGAACGAGGAAACTGGCAAGGAAGTCGTGCTCCGGGTCAATGACCGCGGTCCGTTTGAAGACGGCGCATCGCTTCAGGTTTCCCCTCGCGCGGCCAATGAGCTTGGCATGGGCGGGGCAGGGAAGGCCACGCTCCGGGTTCGCTATCTGGGGTCTGCCCCTGCTGTCGCAACACCCGCACCGCAAGCCAAGGACGCGGTCTATGCTCAGGCAGCAGCGTTCCCGGCAGAGGCTGCACCGCAGCCAGTCGCTGCGGACGATTTCATGGAGCCGGTTGCCTATCAAACCGTCTCGGCGGAGCCGCAACGCGCAGTCCGGCCCACCTACACCTATGGTCCTCAGCCAGCTGCAGCACCGACCGGCGATTTCTTCGTCCAGATCGGCTCCTTCACGGATATCTCGAACGCACAGTCGCTGAGCAATCGCGTGCAGGCCTCACTCCCGGTGACGATTGTTCCCGCCCGCGTGAATGGTGCTGACTATTTCCGTGTCCGTGTCGGACCATTGGTCAGCCGGTCAGAAGCCGAACGTGCCCGGCAAGACCTCTCCTATGCCGGAATCGCGCAAGGGCGCATTGTGACAGGCGAATAA
- a CDS encoding YceI family protein, which produces MKTVLMRPLFAAAALCVAACSPPAPAAMSTLDGDWTVDSGASRFSFVSVKAGTLAEAHTFSGLSGTVMANGDAEIEIPLSSVETNIDIRNERMREFLFETETYPEATVTTKLNPAVFTDLAIGDAVNVPVTATLDLHGETQEIDTDLLVTRIGADKVQVGTSVPIIINAADFGLDGGVEKLRELANLPGITPEVPVTFSIVFTR; this is translated from the coding sequence ATGAAAACCGTTTTGATGCGCCCTCTCTTCGCCGCCGCTGCACTTTGCGTTGCAGCCTGTTCGCCGCCGGCGCCCGCTGCGATGTCCACGCTGGATGGCGACTGGACCGTCGATTCCGGTGCGTCCCGGTTTTCATTCGTTTCGGTGAAAGCCGGCACTCTGGCCGAGGCCCACACATTCAGCGGCCTGTCGGGCACGGTGATGGCCAATGGCGATGCCGAGATCGAAATTCCGCTCTCGTCTGTAGAGACCAATATCGATATCCGGAACGAGCGCATGCGCGAATTCCTGTTCGAAACGGAAACCTATCCGGAAGCGACGGTCACAACCAAACTGAACCCGGCCGTCTTCACGGATCTGGCGATTGGCGACGCGGTGAATGTACCGGTGACTGCCACGCTGGACCTGCATGGCGAGACGCAGGAAATCGACACCGACCTGCTGGTGACACGGATCGGTGCGGACAAGGTTCAGGTCGGAACTAGCGTACCGATCATCATCAACGCCGCGGACTTCGGGTTGGACGGCGGCGTCGAAAAGCTGCGGGAGTTGGCAAACCTTCCGGGCATTACGCCGGAAGTGCCGGTCACTTTCTCCATCGTTTTCACGCGCTGA
- the tmk gene encoding dTMP kinase, whose translation MTRGRFITLEGGEGTGKSTLLAALREKLEAAGQSVVQTREPGGTDLAEAIRNLVLHPPGDQRWSSMAEALLMNAARTDHLEKKIRPALEAGHWVLCDRFADSTRVYQSVQSGVGPAILKMLENAVLGDSRPDLTLVLDAPVEQAAQRRAERGGAADAFELRDKAFHEAVRQAFIDVARSEPARCVLLDASRAPEEVSERAWHEIEIRLGVSQETRA comes from the coding sequence GTGACACGGGGACGCTTCATAACGCTGGAAGGCGGCGAAGGTACCGGCAAGTCCACATTGCTCGCAGCTTTGCGGGAGAAGCTGGAAGCGGCAGGCCAATCGGTCGTTCAGACGCGAGAGCCAGGCGGGACAGACCTTGCCGAAGCCATCCGGAATCTCGTGCTGCATCCGCCGGGGGACCAGAGGTGGTCTTCGATGGCTGAAGCCCTTCTCATGAATGCTGCGCGAACGGATCATCTGGAAAAGAAGATCAGACCGGCGCTGGAGGCTGGGCACTGGGTTCTGTGTGACAGGTTCGCCGATTCCACGCGCGTTTATCAAAGCGTCCAGAGCGGCGTCGGACCGGCCATACTGAAGATGCTGGAAAATGCTGTGCTGGGTGACAGCCGACCTGACCTGACGCTCGTCCTGGATGCACCGGTAGAACAAGCCGCCCAGCGGCGCGCCGAGCGTGGCGGGGCAGCAGATGCTTTTGAACTCAGGGACAAGGCGTTTCACGAGGCCGTAAGGCAGGCCTTTATAGATGTTGCCCGAAGCGAACCGGCGCGCTGCGTCCTGCTGGATGCGTCGAGGGCGCCAGAAGAGGTATCGGAACGCGCGTGGCACGAGATAGAGATCCGTCTGGGCGTTAGCCAGGAGACCCGCGCATGA
- a CDS encoding aspartyl/asparaginyl beta-hydroxylase domain-containing protein: MTTTLPLESRKQAAFEHARAGRFDDAAALLLSVLSETPKDVGTLLLLGDVQHAAGRTQDASRAYSGALQAIQLSGGQVAPGFQQGVQRAQARLGEYAQGYEAFIEGELPKAQRTSRFDQSVDILLGKSGIYLQQPTKYYFPGLPQKQFYDTSDFDWVPGLEAKTPEIKNELMGVLSDHQAFRPYLERADSQPNVKSHKLVGNDDWSAFYLWKDGERVEENCARCPVTAAAFDNIPLDRLPGQAPSVLFSLLKPGAHIPPHHGLINTRLICHLPVVVPGPAWLRVGSETRQWQEGKVCIFDDSVEHEAKNDASETRVVLLFDIWRPELTLEEREEVTKFLGAISTYSGEKIVSGN; the protein is encoded by the coding sequence ATGACAACCACGCTTCCCCTGGAAAGCCGCAAACAAGCGGCATTCGAACATGCGCGCGCCGGCCGGTTTGACGATGCCGCAGCCCTTCTGCTGTCGGTTCTGAGCGAGACGCCGAAAGACGTCGGGACCTTGCTGCTTCTGGGCGATGTGCAGCACGCTGCCGGACGCACGCAGGATGCAAGCCGGGCCTATTCCGGCGCGCTTCAGGCCATCCAGCTTTCCGGAGGCCAGGTCGCACCGGGTTTCCAGCAAGGCGTTCAGCGGGCGCAGGCCAGGCTCGGCGAATATGCCCAGGGCTATGAGGCCTTCATCGAAGGCGAGCTCCCGAAAGCGCAGCGGACAAGCCGGTTTGACCAGTCGGTGGACATCCTGCTGGGCAAGTCCGGTATCTATCTTCAGCAGCCGACCAAATACTATTTCCCCGGCCTGCCGCAGAAACAGTTCTATGACACGTCGGACTTCGACTGGGTGCCGGGCCTTGAGGCAAAGACGCCGGAGATCAAAAACGAACTCATGGGCGTTCTGTCTGATCATCAGGCCTTCCGGCCCTATCTGGAACGGGCCGACAGCCAGCCGAATGTGAAGAGCCACAAACTTGTCGGCAATGACGACTGGAGCGCCTTTTACCTCTGGAAAGACGGCGAACGGGTTGAGGAAAACTGCGCGCGCTGTCCGGTCACCGCGGCCGCTTTCGACAATATTCCACTGGATCGCCTGCCCGGTCAGGCACCGTCAGTGCTGTTCTCCCTTCTGAAGCCCGGCGCGCACATTCCGCCGCATCACGGCCTGATCAATACGCGCCTGATCTGCCATTTGCCGGTTGTTGTTCCCGGCCCGGCATGGCTGCGGGTCGGCAGCGAGACCCGGCAGTGGCAGGAAGGCAAAGTCTGCATCTTTGACGACAGTGTCGAACATGAAGCGAAGAATGACGCGAGCGAGACCCGCGTCGTTCTCCTGTTCGACATCTGGCGCCCGGAACTGACCCTCGAAGAACGCGAGGAAGTCACCAAATTCCTAGGTGCCATCTCCACCTATTCCGGCGAGAAAATCGTCAGCGGAAACTAG
- a CDS encoding D-alanyl-D-alanine carboxypeptidase family protein produces the protein MNLPKIARNTVAAAAFALSGIMCAANAQMMDTPATHAVIMDHETGAILFSKAGQEPMVPASMTKMMTAYTVFEMVRRGELSMSDKFTVSENAWRKGGFPSGTSTMGLAPGDTPTVEELLHGVIIMSGNDACIVLAENISGSEEAFARRMTDIAHELGLNSANFLNATGLEAVGHVISAEDLAKLAKLTIDNYPEYYAWYSLPSYTWRDFTQANRNPLLEVSGADGVKTGHLEVSGYGLTASAVRDGVRRTVVINGLPTMAARASEGERLMRIAFSSFDLKTLTPETVDLPDVPVWLGETQNVPVKLAGDLRVAGYKASMEKAKAEIVLPGPVEAPIKKGDELGRLVVTIEGQKPVESPIVADADVGKLGFFGRAIEGLSQMLGGGESQS, from the coding sequence ATGAACTTGCCGAAGATCGCCAGAAACACTGTCGCCGCAGCAGCTTTCGCCCTGTCCGGCATAATGTGTGCCGCCAACGCGCAGATGATGGACACGCCGGCGACGCATGCGGTCATCATGGATCATGAGACAGGCGCAATTCTGTTTTCCAAGGCCGGCCAGGAACCCATGGTCCCTGCTTCCATGACCAAGATGATGACGGCCTATACGGTCTTCGAAATGGTCCGCCGCGGCGAGCTTTCCATGAGTGACAAGTTCACAGTCAGTGAAAACGCCTGGCGCAAGGGAGGCTTTCCATCCGGTACGTCGACCATGGGCCTGGCGCCAGGTGACACGCCAACGGTCGAGGAACTTCTGCACGGCGTGATTATCATGTCGGGCAATGATGCATGCATCGTGCTTGCTGAAAACATCTCAGGTTCGGAAGAAGCCTTTGCCCGCAGGATGACCGATATTGCGCATGAGCTCGGCCTGAATTCGGCAAACTTCCTGAATGCCACAGGTCTTGAAGCCGTTGGTCACGTGATCTCCGCTGAAGATCTCGCAAAACTGGCCAAGCTGACGATCGACAATTACCCGGAATACTATGCCTGGTACTCCTTGCCCTCTTACACGTGGCGAGATTTCACCCAGGCCAACCGGAACCCATTGCTGGAAGTCTCCGGCGCCGACGGCGTGAAGACCGGCCACCTTGAAGTCTCCGGCTATGGCCTGACCGCTTCTGCTGTCCGTGACGGGGTTCGGCGAACCGTGGTCATCAATGGTTTGCCGACCATGGCCGCGCGCGCCTCTGAGGGTGAGCGCCTCATGCGAATTGCGTTTAGCAGCTTCGATCTGAAAACGCTGACACCGGAGACCGTCGACCTGCCGGATGTGCCTGTCTGGCTCGGGGAAACACAAAATGTCCCGGTAAAGCTCGCAGGCGATCTGCGCGTAGCTGGCTACAAGGCAAGCATGGAGAAGGCAAAAGCCGAGATCGTTCTTCCCGGACCGGTCGAAGCCCCGATTAAAAAGGGCGATGAACTGGGCCGTCTTGTGGTCACCATCGAAGGTCAGAAACCGGTGGAGTCTCCAATCGTCGCGGATGCAGACGTCGGCAAGCTTGGCTTCTTTGGACGCGCAATTGAAGGGCTGAGCCAGATGCTCGGCGGCGGTGAAAGCCAGTCGTGA
- a CDS encoding crotonase/enoyl-CoA hydratase family protein: MSVIKLEKQGPIVIMTLNRPDAMNALGQDGDGKAIAAACAEITADPEIRCAILTGAGRAFSAGGDVKAMQNKTGAFGGKPHDIREGYRRNIHVIVRSLYNLEVPLISAINGPAIGLGCDVACMADIRIASEKAKMGVTFLKLGLIPGDGGAWLLPRLIGSSRAAQLLFTGDVIDAQTACEWGLVSQVVPADQLMDEAMSLAKRIAGQPPQALRLAKTLMRQGATTSYDTIMEMSAAAQALMHETDDHMEGVNAILEKRTPDFKGE; encoded by the coding sequence ATGTCGGTCATCAAACTCGAAAAACAGGGCCCAATCGTCATCATGACACTCAACCGGCCGGACGCGATGAATGCGCTCGGTCAGGACGGAGATGGAAAGGCGATTGCCGCCGCATGCGCGGAAATCACCGCGGACCCCGAAATCCGCTGCGCCATCCTGACAGGTGCGGGCCGGGCCTTCTCTGCCGGCGGCGATGTGAAAGCGATGCAGAACAAGACCGGCGCATTCGGCGGAAAGCCGCATGACATCCGCGAAGGCTACCGCCGGAATATCCACGTGATCGTCCGCTCCCTCTACAATCTGGAAGTGCCGCTGATCTCGGCCATCAATGGCCCGGCAATCGGCCTGGGCTGTGACGTGGCCTGTATGGCCGATATCCGCATCGCCTCAGAGAAAGCGAAGATGGGCGTGACGTTCCTGAAACTCGGCCTTATCCCCGGTGATGGCGGCGCCTGGCTGCTTCCGCGCCTGATCGGTTCGTCCCGGGCGGCTCAGCTCCTCTTCACCGGCGATGTCATCGACGCGCAGACGGCGTGCGAGTGGGGGCTTGTCTCTCAGGTCGTGCCGGCTGACCAGCTGATGGACGAAGCCATGAGCCTGGCCAAACGCATTGCGGGGCAGCCGCCGCAGGCCCTGCGCCTTGCCAAGACGCTGATGCGACAGGGCGCGACGACCTCGTACGACACGATCATGGAAATGTCCGCCGCAGCGCAGGCTCTGATGCACGAGACGGACGATCATATGGAAGGCGTCAACGCCATCCTCGAAAAGCGCACGCCGGACTTCAAAGGCGAATAA
- a CDS encoding TIGR03084 family metal-binding protein, whose amino-acid sequence MEQAGDFLEESRALYGLLVNRPDADFGKVTQFKGWQVDDVLRHLHYWNWMAELQLADEARLETELAAVGKHGMRNREQAHAGAAAGRDLLSAWWDQAQATAAAFTKADPKARLKWAGPSMSARSSITARLMETWAHGQEIYDVLGAARVDHDRIRNIVVLGVNTYGWTYQVRQEQPPGPMPFIRLIAPSGDEWTFGDDDGENLIEGRATEFCQVVTQTRNVKDTALRVTGPISEDWMSKAQCFAGGRNDPPAPGTRFRSPVTA is encoded by the coding sequence ATGGAACAAGCTGGCGACTTCCTCGAAGAAAGCCGTGCGCTTTATGGTCTGCTGGTCAACCGGCCAGACGCGGACTTCGGCAAAGTAACCCAGTTCAAAGGCTGGCAAGTCGACGACGTGCTCCGGCACCTTCACTACTGGAACTGGATGGCGGAGCTGCAGCTGGCTGATGAAGCGCGCCTGGAAACCGAGCTGGCAGCGGTGGGCAAGCACGGCATGCGCAACCGCGAACAGGCGCATGCAGGAGCCGCGGCAGGACGCGACTTGCTTTCAGCCTGGTGGGATCAGGCTCAGGCGACCGCCGCAGCGTTCACTAAAGCCGATCCGAAAGCCCGTCTGAAATGGGCCGGGCCGTCGATGAGCGCCCGGTCATCCATCACCGCGCGCCTGATGGAAACCTGGGCGCACGGACAGGAGATTTATGACGTGCTGGGAGCCGCACGGGTCGATCATGACCGGATCCGGAATATCGTCGTTCTCGGCGTCAACACGTATGGCTGGACCTATCAGGTCCGCCAGGAACAGCCGCCCGGACCGATGCCTTTCATCAGACTGATCGCGCCCTCCGGTGACGAATGGACGTTTGGCGATGACGATGGAGAAAACCTTATTGAAGGCCGCGCAACAGAATTCTGCCAGGTCGTCACACAGACGCGCAACGTCAAAGACACCGCCTTGCGTGTGACGGGACCGATTTCGGAAGACTGGATGTCCAAGGCGCAGTGTTTTGCAGGCGGGCGAAACGATCCCCCCGCGCCGGGAACGCGCTTTCGCAGCCCTGTTACTGCCTGA
- the guaA gene encoding glutamine-hydrolyzing GMP synthase, which produces MTDQRHERALIVDFGSQVTQLIARRLRESGVYCEIHPFNKVDAAFLADYVPQAIILSGGPSSVTWDDSPRADDAVFSLGVPVLGICYGQQVMMEQLGGKVESGTSREFGRAFIEKVVDDPILEGLFHAGDHEQVWMSHGDHVAEMASGFGVIAKSPGAPYAIIADPERRFYGTQFHPEVVHTTHGRQLLRNFTHGVAGLKGDWTMAAYRAEAVQKIREQVGDGRVICGLSGGVDSSVAAVLIHEAIGDQLTCVYVDHGLMRAGESDQVVNLFREHYNIPLVHVDASELFLGKLECVTDPERKRKIIGGLFIDVFEDEAKKIGGADFLAQGTLYPDVIESVSALGGPSVTIKSHHNVGGLPERMNMKLVEPLRELFKDEVRALGRELGLTDAFVDRHPFPGPGLAIRIPGEITREKADTLRKADAIYIEEIRKAGLYNEIWQAFSVLLPVNTVGVMGDERTYEAVLALRAVTSTDGMTADYYPFEHEFLGRVATRIINEVKGVNRVVYDVTSKPPGTIEWE; this is translated from the coding sequence ATGACTGACCAGAGACACGAACGCGCCCTTATCGTCGACTTTGGAAGCCAGGTGACCCAGCTGATCGCCCGGCGTCTTCGCGAAAGCGGCGTCTATTGCGAAATCCACCCCTTCAACAAGGTCGATGCCGCCTTTCTGGCAGACTATGTCCCGCAGGCGATTATCCTCTCCGGCGGGCCGTCCAGCGTCACCTGGGACGACAGCCCCCGCGCGGACGATGCTGTTTTCAGCCTCGGTGTTCCGGTCCTCGGCATCTGTTATGGCCAGCAGGTGATGATGGAACAGCTGGGCGGCAAAGTCGAAAGCGGCACCAGCCGCGAATTCGGCCGGGCCTTCATCGAGAAAGTTGTCGACGATCCGATCCTCGAAGGTCTGTTCCACGCCGGCGATCATGAGCAGGTCTGGATGAGCCACGGCGACCACGTCGCCGAGATGGCGTCCGGTTTCGGTGTCATCGCAAAATCCCCCGGCGCGCCTTACGCCATCATCGCGGATCCCGAGCGCCGCTTCTATGGTACGCAGTTCCACCCGGAAGTCGTCCACACGACCCATGGTCGTCAATTGCTCCGCAACTTCACGCACGGCGTTGCGGGCCTGAAAGGCGACTGGACGATGGCGGCCTACCGCGCCGAAGCTGTCCAGAAGATACGTGAGCAGGTCGGAGACGGGCGCGTGATCTGCGGTCTGTCCGGCGGCGTCGATTCCTCAGTCGCGGCTGTTCTCATTCATGAAGCAATCGGTGACCAGCTGACGTGCGTCTATGTCGACCACGGTCTGATGCGGGCAGGGGAAAGCGATCAGGTCGTGAACCTGTTCCGCGAACACTACAATATTCCGCTCGTCCATGTAGACGCTTCGGAGCTCTTCCTCGGCAAGCTCGAATGCGTCACCGATCCGGAACGCAAGCGGAAGATCATCGGTGGCCTGTTCATCGATGTGTTTGAAGACGAGGCCAAGAAGATTGGCGGCGCCGATTTTCTGGCGCAGGGCACGCTCTATCCGGACGTGATCGAAAGCGTTTCTGCCCTCGGCGGGCCGAGTGTAACTATCAAGAGCCACCACAATGTCGGCGGCCTGCCGGAACGCATGAACATGAAGCTGGTCGAACCACTTCGTGAGCTGTTCAAGGACGAAGTTCGTGCGCTTGGCCGGGAACTCGGCCTGACCGACGCCTTCGTCGACCGCCACCCATTCCCGGGACCTGGCCTCGCTATCCGTATCCCGGGTGAGATTACGCGCGAAAAGGCCGACACGCTCAGAAAGGCCGATGCGATCTATATCGAGGAGATCCGCAAGGCCGGGCTCTACAATGAAATCTGGCAGGCCTTCAGCGTTCTGCTGCCGGTGAACACGGTCGGCGTCATGGGCGACGAGCGGACCTATGAAGCCGTCCTCGCGCTGCGGGCCGTCACGTCGACAGATGGTATGACGGCGGACTATTATCCGTTCGAGCACGAATTCCTTGGCCGCGTTGCCACGCGCATCATCAATGAGGTCAAAGGCGTCAATCGCGTTGTCTACGACGTGACATCCAAGCCGCCCGGTACGATCGAGTGGGAATAG
- the rpiB gene encoding ribose 5-phosphate isomerase B gives MSTNKRIVVSSDHADIELRKMIAAHVAAQGWDVIDIGPMTSESTHYPIHGEAAAQKVASGECQLGIIVCGTGQGIMMAANKVKGIRCGVCSDTFSARMIRQHNDANMLSLGARVIGEGLALDIVDAFLTAEFEGGRHGTRVDMIKALEE, from the coding sequence ATGAGCACCAATAAACGTATCGTTGTGTCGAGCGATCACGCTGACATCGAACTTCGCAAGATGATCGCCGCGCATGTCGCGGCTCAGGGCTGGGACGTGATCGACATCGGGCCGATGACGTCAGAAAGCACCCACTATCCGATCCATGGCGAAGCTGCGGCTCAGAAAGTGGCCTCCGGCGAGTGCCAGCTCGGCATCATCGTCTGCGGCACCGGGCAGGGCATCATGATGGCGGCCAACAAGGTGAAAGGCATCCGCTGCGGCGTTTGCAGCGATACCTTCTCGGCAAGAATGATCCGCCAGCACAATGATGCGAACATGCTCTCGCTCGGCGCGCGGGTGATTGGCGAAGGTCTCGCGCTGGACATTGTGGACGCGTTCCTGACCGCTGAATTCGAAGGCGGACGCCACGGAACGCGCGTCGACATGATCAAGGCACTCGAGGAATAG